In Xyrauchen texanus isolate HMW12.3.18 chromosome 23, RBS_HiC_50CHRs, whole genome shotgun sequence, a genomic segment contains:
- the LOC127663394 gene encoding SAM and SH3 domain-containing protein 3-like, producing the protein MLRRKPSNASEKEQPQVQKKKLSLQRSSSFKDFMKPKPASPVVSEATLDESNLEGAPPEDSGKSNGKLGKRWRNVITRTMTRKTSKMVQKALAEEGIESGEDGSMSPMSPNDWMPDLSAGNRTSVCSNSSEDTIHSPLSRQLSGCADRQSLDSGFSQRDSMRLEDSTYTGPFCGRAQVHTDFTPSPYDIESLKLQKGDIIHIIEKPPVGTWTGKLNNKVGSFKFIYVTMLPEEDTPPKRKRCTSQGNRKKPKPKTLQEVLERIGLTELGSLLSMHGFQSLEDFSDLKDSHLNDLNITDPEHRAKILKATELIHDSEDESDEEDKSEQKTERPRDSGCYESTENLANGREEPQAVSQTEAEIDPDTEVKAIQQQLEKMKVEEIPERQME; encoded by the exons TTGTCTCTGCAAAGGTCCAGTAGCTTCAAAGACTTTATGAAGCCAAAGCCAGCATCACCTGTAGTGAGTGAGGCCACCTTGGATGAAagt AATTTGGAGGGGGCACCACCAGAGGATTCTGGGAAAAGTAACGGGAAACTGGGAAAGAGATGGCGAAATGTCATAACTCGCACAATGACCCGCAAAACGTCCAAGATGGTTCAGAAAGCCCTTGCAGAGGAAGgg ATTGAGAGTGGGGAGGATGGCTCTATGTCTCCCATGTCTCCAAATGACTGGATGCCAGATCTCAGTGCTGGGAACAGAACATCTGTATGCTCCAACAGCTCAGAGGACACAATACACAGCCCTCTCTCACGCCAGCTCTCTGGAT GTGCTGACAGACAGAGTCTGGACAGTGGCTTCAGCCAGAGAGACAGTATGAGACTGGAGGACAGCACCTACACAGGGCCCTTCTGTGGCAGAGCCCAAGTCCACACTGACTTCACCCCCAGCCCATATGACATTGAATCCCTAAAACTGCAG AAGGGGGATATCATCCATATTATTGAGAAGCCACCAGTAGGCACCTGGACTGGTAAACTCAATAACAAAGTGGGCTCCTTTAAGTTCATCTACGTCACAATGCTACCAGAGGAGGATACACCACCAAAGAGAAAACGATGCACCAGTCAGGGAAACCGGAAAAAACCCAAACCAAAAACCCTGCAGGAAGTTCTAGAGAGAATAGGCCTAACT GAGCTGGGATCTCTCCTGTCCATGCATGGCTTCCAGAGTTTGGAGGATTTTAGTGACCTGAAGGATTCCCACCTGAACGACCTAAACATTACAGACCCTGAACATCGTGCCAAGATATTGAAAGCTACAGAACTTATTCATGACT CGGAGGATGAATCTGATGAAGAAGACAAATCTGAGCAAAAGACTGAAAGGCCACGGGACTCGGGCTGTTACGAGAGCACAGAAAACCTGGCAAATGGGCGTGAGGAGCCCCAGGCAGTATCCCAGACCGAGGCAGAAATTGATCCTGACACAGAAGTAAAAGCCATTCAGCAGCAGCTGGAGAAGATGAAGGTGGAGGAGATTCCAGAGAGACAAATGGAGTGA